From a region of the Triticum aestivum cultivar Chinese Spring chromosome 7D, IWGSC CS RefSeq v2.1, whole genome shotgun sequence genome:
- the LOC123166031 gene encoding tobamovirus multiplication protein 2A: MACRGFFECVLKLLNLVLMAVGLAMAGYGAYLLVLWLQLLPPSPPAPPPSGDLVHLGRPMLLLIDVSISDGTSEKLISAWFIFAFIGVGVILFITSIFGCAGASARSGCCLSTYSFLIILFILVELAAGCFIFFDHSWKDVIPVDKTGNFDMIYSFLKENWRTAKWVALGAVVFEALLFTVALIVQSGNQDDYDSDDEYIGLRSGVRQPLVNKQTATDPRVPNLDYRPIRNDAWSQRMRDKYGVDSFDPNRFQQATISPAEQRNRCTIL; this comes from the exons ATGGCGTGCAGGGGCTTCTTCGAGTGCGTCCTCAAGCTGCTCAACCTCGTCCTCATGGCTGTCGGGCTGGCCATGGCGGGCTACGGCGCCTACCTGCTCGTGCTCTGGCTCCAGCTGCTGCCTccgtcgccgccggcgccgcctccaagCGGCGACCTAGTGCACCTTGGCCGGCCGATGCTTCTTCTTATTGACGTGTCTATCTCTGATGGGACCTCGGAGAAGCTCATCAGCGCATG GTTTATTTTTGCATTTATAGGCGTCGGTGTTATACTTTTCATTACCTCCATCTTCGGTTGTGCTGGAGCGTCAGCTAGGAGTGGATGCTGCTTATCCACT TATTCATTCCTCATCATTTTGTTCATACTAGTAGAGCTTGCTGCAGGATGCTTCATTTTCTTCGACCATAGCTGGAAAGAT GTAATTCCAGTTGATAAAACTGGTAACTTTGACATGATCTACAGTTTCCTGAAAGAAAATTGGAGAACCGCAAAATGGGTCGCACTTGGAGCTGTTGTGTTTGAG GCACTGTTGTTCACTGTAGCCCTCATAGTGCAGTCAGGCAATCAAGATGATTATGACAGTGATGATGAGTACATTGGCCTGAGGTCCGGAGTCCGTCAGCCATTGGTGAATAAGCAAACTGCTACCGATCCCAGGGTGCCCAATCTTGACTACCGTCCAATCAGGAACGATGCATGGAGCCAAAGAATGAGAGACAAG TATGGGGTGGATTCCTTTGATCCAAACAGGTTTCAACAGGCGACGATATCTCCCGCAGAACAAAGAAACAGATGCACAATCCTCTGA